The following proteins are encoded in a genomic region of Pseudodesulfovibrio mercurii:
- the rpmI gene encoding 50S ribosomal protein L35 has translation MPKIKTRRAAAKRFSQTATGKFKRRRKNLRHILTKKNAKRKRRLGQSTTVDTANMKAVRRQLPNG, from the coding sequence ATGCCCAAGATCAAAACCCGCCGTGCGGCCGCCAAGCGGTTTTCCCAGACCGCTACCGGCAAGTTCAAGCGTCGTCGCAAGAATCTCCGGCACATTCTGACCAAGAAGAATGCCAAGAGGAAGCGTCGCCTCGGCCAGTCCACTACCGTGGACACCGCGAACATGAAGGCTGTCCGACGTCAGTTGCCCAACGGCTAG
- the pheT gene encoding phenylalanine--tRNA ligase subunit beta, protein MLVSLNWLREFVPYEGDIQVLGDKLTMLGLELDGITDPFEAVQDIVVGFVAEREPHPESDHLSVCTVDVGGPETLTIVCGAPNVAKGQKVPVALVGTTMPDGTKIKKAKLRGVKSMGMICSERELGFSEDHEGIWVLDDALKVGDKLVDALNLERVVFDFDITPNRADCLSILGFARETALAFDLPLTMPALNLVEGGGNAADVIKILIDDPEYCPLFNGRVIKGVETRKAPDWMRFKLLALGQRPISNIVDVTNYIMFELGQPMHSYDLDLVEDATLRVALAEEGMKFTTLDDVERTLTSNDLLIRDGKRAVGLAGVMGGSNTEMHAGSTNVLLEAAVFRPGTIRKTARRLALPSEASYRFERGVDQQLNRFCIDRAAQLMAETSGGTVLKGVVTNEPRPWQDRSHGYRHKRCMSLLGLDLEPAFAKKVFELEGCTVDDANPDNWTVNSPSHRLDLEREVDLYEEVGRVYGLDRIPAVLPRVSKSLEGVAGTPVYHFIRRVKEWGRGVGLNETINYSFTGSENLDRLHLPAEGRVYIANPLSEEQNVMRTELAPGLLSALKHNLAKGNNHIRLFEVAKQFLRDETSETETREQNRLGLLLYGPRHAEEWPWTHGDADYLDLKGHVEHLLADTLKLEAPVFTLAEGEHPYLEPCVQVAVSGEPVGLMGRVREDMADFYHARKEVWLADFNLDQLREMVDAHRIGFRPLPVFPPSRRDVTVIGPVTLHADAILDTIRSAGVDILESVELVAEFVPQGQDEERNLSFRLTYRSPSKTLKDKQVDKEHQTILDALAKNLPIRF, encoded by the coding sequence ATGTTAGTTAGCTTGAATTGGCTGCGTGAATTCGTCCCCTATGAGGGGGACATCCAGGTTCTCGGGGACAAGCTGACCATGCTCGGGCTCGAGCTGGACGGCATCACCGATCCCTTTGAGGCCGTGCAGGACATCGTGGTCGGCTTTGTGGCCGAGCGCGAGCCGCACCCCGAGTCCGACCACCTGTCCGTCTGCACTGTGGACGTGGGCGGGCCCGAGACCCTGACCATCGTCTGCGGCGCGCCCAACGTGGCTAAGGGCCAGAAGGTGCCCGTGGCCCTGGTGGGCACGACCATGCCCGACGGCACGAAGATCAAGAAGGCCAAGCTCCGGGGCGTCAAGTCCATGGGCATGATCTGCTCCGAGCGCGAGCTGGGCTTCTCCGAGGATCACGAGGGCATCTGGGTCCTGGACGACGCCCTCAAGGTGGGCGACAAGCTGGTGGACGCCCTGAACCTGGAGCGGGTGGTCTTCGACTTCGACATCACCCCCAACCGCGCCGACTGCCTGTCCATCCTCGGTTTCGCCCGCGAGACCGCGCTGGCCTTCGACCTGCCCCTGACCATGCCCGCGCTCAACCTGGTCGAGGGCGGCGGCAATGCCGCCGACGTGATCAAGATCCTGATCGACGACCCCGAGTACTGCCCGCTTTTCAACGGCCGCGTCATCAAGGGCGTGGAGACCCGCAAGGCCCCGGACTGGATGCGCTTCAAGCTGCTCGCCCTGGGCCAGCGTCCCATCTCCAACATCGTGGACGTGACCAACTACATCATGTTCGAGCTGGGTCAGCCCATGCACTCCTACGACCTCGACCTGGTGGAGGACGCCACCCTGCGCGTGGCCCTGGCCGAAGAGGGCATGAAGTTCACCACCCTGGACGACGTGGAGCGCACGCTCACGTCCAACGACCTGCTCATCCGGGACGGCAAGCGGGCCGTGGGCCTGGCTGGCGTCATGGGCGGTTCCAATACCGAAATGCACGCCGGGTCCACCAATGTTCTGCTGGAGGCCGCCGTGTTCCGCCCCGGCACCATCCGCAAGACCGCCCGTCGCCTGGCCCTGCCGTCCGAGGCGTCCTACCGCTTCGAGCGCGGTGTGGACCAGCAGCTCAACCGTTTCTGCATCGACCGCGCGGCCCAGCTCATGGCCGAGACCTCGGGCGGCACCGTCCTGAAGGGCGTGGTCACCAACGAGCCCCGGCCGTGGCAGGACCGTTCCCACGGCTACCGCCACAAGCGCTGCATGTCCCTGCTCGGTCTGGACCTGGAGCCGGCCTTCGCCAAGAAGGTCTTCGAGCTTGAGGGCTGCACCGTGGACGACGCGAACCCGGACAACTGGACCGTGAACTCCCCGTCCCATCGCCTGGACCTGGAGCGCGAGGTGGACCTGTACGAGGAGGTCGGCCGGGTCTACGGACTGGACCGCATCCCGGCGGTGCTGCCCCGTGTGTCCAAGTCCCTGGAGGGCGTGGCCGGAACCCCGGTCTATCATTTCATCCGCCGGGTCAAGGAATGGGGCCGCGGCGTGGGGCTGAACGAGACCATCAACTACAGCTTCACCGGCTCCGAGAACCTCGACCGGCTGCATCTGCCCGCCGAGGGCCGCGTGTACATCGCCAATCCCCTGTCCGAGGAACAGAACGTCATGCGCACCGAGCTGGCCCCCGGCCTGCTCAGCGCCCTGAAGCACAACCTGGCCAAGGGCAACAACCACATCCGCCTGTTCGAGGTGGCCAAGCAGTTCCTGCGCGACGAGACCTCGGAAACCGAGACCCGTGAGCAGAATCGCCTGGGCCTGTTGCTCTACGGCCCGCGTCACGCCGAGGAATGGCCCTGGACCCACGGCGACGCGGACTACCTGGACCTCAAGGGCCACGTGGAGCACCTGCTGGCCGACACCCTCAAGCTCGAAGCCCCGGTCTTCACCCTGGCCGAGGGTGAGCATCCCTATCTCGAGCCGTGCGTGCAGGTGGCCGTTTCCGGCGAACCCGTGGGCCTCATGGGCCGGGTGCGCGAGGACATGGCCGACTTCTACCACGCCCGCAAGGAGGTCTGGCTGGCCGACTTCAACCTGGACCAGCTGCGCGAGATGGTCGACGCCCACCGCATCGGCTTCCGGCCGCTGCCGGTCTTCCCGCCCAGCCGCCGCGACGTGACCGTCATCGGCCCGGTGACCCTGCACGCCGACGCCATCCTCGATACCATCCGGTCCGCGGGCGTGGACATCCTCGAATCCGTGGAGCTGGTGGCCGAGTTCGTGCCCCAGGGCCAGGACGAGGAGCGCAACCTGTCCTTCCGCCTGACCTACCGTTCGCCGTCCAAGACCCTCAAGGACAAGCAGGTGGACAAGGAGCACCAGACCATCCTGGACGCCCTGGCCAAGAACCTGCCCATCCGCTTCTAG
- a CDS encoding AsmA family protein — MGNFLKFGLIGLGVCLVLFVISAVIFAAVFDPNDYKGRISQAVLKETGRTLTFDGDISLTFFPGLGVTLGGLSLSNAEGFGPAPMASVRSARVTVRLLPLLMGKVRFNRLELDGPVLNLGRDEKGGANWDDLVGREPDKADKADQDEDAGSGTFDLDVAGVAVRNGSLSWDDRKSDTRFLLRGLDVTTGAISKGGLFPVKLSVNFDCSKPDAKGALTLEGKSSIDLASRQYGHMDVHATVKATGAAIPGGVLDGKLNFQFLALDFNKETAQVTGLECTAYGATLLADGTIRGLTDGLKAATASLTLQPADLRTVFAALGAPAPNTADPKALTEVGGTAKVNFKTGRLALDDVELSVDGCRIVGKGTVERGRAWPRITAQVDAGEVDLDRYLPPKHGENEGAAQEQAKAGGLDDTVLPAGVIRRLEFDLDANAAGVKIGGAKLGKTAVTAKAEGGLVTVDPMVAEAYGGTVKVSGTVDARQGAPVVRIRSEVVHLDVGALAGDVTGKSEYAGIADYTSSLNAQGERMKDLLGTLGGEFTFKLSDGVFPGVDLVGMARTTQTAKGRDTVESDHADSTKFGSITGTGTIKDGVVTNQDLEVMAPGLRADGHGAFSLVTRQIDYMVKAKLVPTGQGQGGKSSDELFGVMVPIHVTGTLDKPHYWVSVKEYAKALGGVVVDTVGTVLGGVKNVVKGVGSALDKSCCEDGDQAEEPERKKFLGIF, encoded by the coding sequence ATGGGCAACTTCCTGAAATTCGGGCTGATCGGCCTGGGCGTATGTCTCGTCCTGTTCGTCATTTCGGCCGTGATCTTTGCGGCCGTGTTCGATCCCAACGACTACAAGGGCCGCATCAGCCAGGCCGTGCTCAAGGAGACGGGCAGGACCCTGACTTTTGACGGCGACATTTCCCTGACCTTCTTCCCCGGCCTGGGCGTGACCCTGGGCGGGCTCTCCCTGAGCAACGCCGAGGGGTTTGGACCCGCGCCCATGGCCTCGGTGCGTTCGGCCCGCGTGACCGTGCGCCTCCTGCCTCTGCTCATGGGCAAGGTCCGGTTTAACCGATTGGAGTTGGACGGCCCGGTCCTGAACCTGGGCCGCGACGAAAAGGGCGGGGCCAACTGGGACGACCTGGTGGGCCGCGAGCCGGACAAGGCGGACAAGGCCGACCAGGACGAGGACGCCGGGTCGGGCACCTTCGACCTGGACGTGGCGGGCGTGGCCGTGCGCAACGGCTCCCTGTCCTGGGACGACCGCAAGTCGGACACCCGGTTCCTCCTGCGCGGCCTGGACGTGACCACCGGGGCCATCAGCAAGGGCGGGCTGTTTCCGGTCAAGCTGTCCGTGAATTTCGACTGCAGCAAGCCCGACGCCAAGGGCGCGCTGACCCTTGAGGGCAAGTCCTCCATCGATCTGGCGAGCCGCCAGTACGGGCACATGGACGTGCACGCCACGGTCAAGGCCACGGGCGCGGCCATCCCCGGCGGCGTTCTGGACGGGAAACTGAACTTCCAGTTTTTGGCCCTGGACTTCAACAAGGAGACGGCCCAGGTCACGGGGCTGGAGTGCACGGCCTACGGGGCCACGCTCCTGGCCGACGGCACCATCCGGGGGCTGACCGACGGGCTCAAGGCGGCCACGGCCAGCCTGACCCTGCAACCGGCCGACCTGCGCACCGTGTTCGCGGCCCTGGGCGCACCGGCCCCGAACACCGCCGATCCCAAGGCCCTGACCGAGGTGGGCGGCACGGCCAAGGTGAATTTCAAAACCGGGCGGCTGGCCCTGGACGACGTGGAGCTGTCCGTGGACGGCTGCCGCATCGTGGGCAAGGGCACGGTGGAGCGGGGCCGGGCGTGGCCCCGGATCACGGCGCAGGTGGACGCGGGCGAGGTGGACCTGGACCGCTACCTGCCGCCCAAGCACGGCGAGAACGAGGGCGCGGCCCAGGAACAGGCCAAGGCGGGTGGGCTGGACGACACGGTCCTGCCCGCGGGCGTGATCCGGCGGCTCGAATTCGACCTGGACGCCAATGCGGCCGGGGTCAAGATCGGCGGGGCGAAGCTCGGCAAGACGGCCGTGACGGCCAAGGCCGAAGGCGGCCTGGTGACCGTCGATCCGATGGTCGCCGAGGCCTACGGCGGCACCGTCAAGGTCTCCGGCACGGTGGACGCCCGGCAGGGCGCGCCCGTGGTCCGGATCCGCTCGGAGGTGGTCCATCTGGACGTGGGTGCGCTGGCGGGCGACGTGACCGGCAAGAGCGAATACGCGGGCATCGCGGACTACACCTCCAGCCTGAACGCGCAGGGCGAGCGCATGAAGGATCTGCTCGGCACCCTGGGCGGCGAGTTCACCTTCAAGCTGTCCGACGGCGTGTTTCCGGGCGTGGACCTGGTCGGCATGGCCCGGACCACCCAGACGGCCAAGGGGCGGGACACGGTGGAGTCCGACCATGCCGATTCCACCAAGTTCGGCTCCATCACCGGCACCGGGACCATCAAGGACGGCGTGGTCACCAACCAGGACCTGGAGGTCATGGCCCCGGGCCTGCGCGCGGACGGCCATGGCGCGTTCTCCCTGGTCACCCGCCAGATCGATTACATGGTCAAGGCCAAGCTGGTGCCCACCGGCCAGGGGCAGGGCGGCAAGTCGTCGGACGAATTGTTCGGGGTCATGGTCCCCATCCACGTCACCGGAACCCTGGACAAGCCGCACTACTGGGTGTCGGTCAAGGAGTACGCCAAGGCCCTGGGCGGCGTGGTGGTCGATACCGTGGGCACGGTGCTCGGCGGGGTCAAGAACGTGGTCAAGGGCGTGGGCTCGGCCCTGGACAAGTCCTGCTGCGAGGACGGGGACCAGGCCGAAGAGCCGGAGCGGAAGAAGTTTCTCGGGATTTTCTAG
- the fliG gene encoding flagellar motor switch protein FliG yields MADFSGPQKTAIVLLALGEKFTAEVFKRMERNEIAAVSKAMLETDSVPKEQVLEVLKEYNEALAYGAELLVGGPEQVKRLLTQSLDAETAKYIMDSLDLDTGPTPFQELGNVSPRILAQILRNEHPQTLALILGHLHPDQAAELIQNLPAGVRAEVLMRLAKLEAVAEEMLMEVDKVLQSQLIAMGGKEGKKVGGVNSVAEILNAVDRNTEEEVLSEIEEESTQMAEDIRNLMFVFEDVKGIDDIAIRELLKEVSNEDLTVALKGASEELREKFFKNLSERASAMIKEDLEIMPPKKLSEVEAAQQAIVKTVRRLEDEGKIVISRGGSDVFI; encoded by the coding sequence ATGGCTGACTTCAGCGGCCCCCAGAAAACGGCCATCGTGCTCCTCGCCCTGGGCGAGAAGTTCACGGCCGAGGTGTTCAAGCGCATGGAACGCAACGAGATCGCCGCCGTGTCCAAGGCCATGCTCGAAACCGACTCCGTGCCCAAGGAGCAGGTCCTGGAAGTGCTCAAGGAGTACAACGAGGCCCTGGCCTACGGCGCGGAACTGCTGGTGGGCGGACCGGAACAGGTCAAGCGCCTCCTGACCCAGTCCCTGGACGCGGAGACCGCCAAATACATCATGGATTCCCTGGACCTGGATACCGGGCCCACGCCCTTCCAGGAGCTGGGGAACGTCAGCCCGCGCATCCTGGCGCAGATCCTGCGCAACGAACACCCGCAGACCCTGGCCCTCATCCTGGGCCACCTGCACCCGGACCAGGCCGCCGAACTCATCCAGAACCTGCCCGCGGGCGTGCGCGCCGAGGTGCTCATGCGCCTGGCCAAGCTCGAGGCCGTGGCCGAGGAGATGCTCATGGAGGTGGACAAGGTCCTCCAGAGCCAGCTCATCGCCATGGGCGGCAAGGAAGGCAAGAAGGTCGGCGGCGTCAATTCCGTGGCCGAAATCCTCAACGCCGTGGACCGCAACACCGAGGAAGAGGTCCTGTCCGAGATCGAGGAGGAGTCCACCCAGATGGCCGAGGACATCCGCAACCTCATGTTCGTGTTCGAGGACGTCAAGGGCATCGACGACATCGCCATCCGCGAGCTGCTCAAGGAGGTCTCCAACGAGGACCTCACCGTGGCCCTCAAGGGCGCCAGCGAGGAGCTGCGCGAGAAGTTCTTCAAGAACCTGTCGGAGCGCGCCTCGGCCATGATCAAGGAAGACCTGGAGATCATGCCGCCCAAGAAGCTCTCCGAGGTGGAGGCCGCCCAGCAGGCCATCGTCAAGACCGTCCGCCGGTTGGAGGACGAGGGCAAGATCGTCATCAGCCGAGGTGGCAGCGATGTCTTTATCTAA
- the rplT gene encoding 50S ribosomal protein L20 — MRVKRGVAAKRRHNKYLKMAKGYRGAGSRLYRTARERVEKALCHAYKDRKRKKREFRKLWIMRINAAARINGMSYSRLMDGLKKAGIELNRKVLADMAVRDPQVFAKIAEAAKAKVS, encoded by the coding sequence ATGAGAGTCAAGCGTGGAGTTGCCGCCAAGCGGCGTCACAACAAATATCTGAAAATGGCCAAGGGCTATCGCGGCGCGGGTTCCCGCCTGTACCGCACCGCCCGTGAGCGCGTGGAAAAGGCCCTGTGCCATGCCTACAAGGATCGCAAGCGCAAGAAGCGCGAGTTCCGCAAGCTGTGGATCATGCGCATCAACGCGGCGGCCCGCATCAACGGCATGTCCTACAGCCGTCTGATGGACGGCCTGAAGAAGGCCGGCATCGAGCTGAACCGCAAGGTGCTGGCGGACATGGCCGTGCGCGACCCGCAGGTGTTCGCCAAGATCGCAGAGGCAGCCAAGGCCAAAGTGAGCTAG
- a CDS encoding FliH/SctL family protein, with protein sequence MSLSKVQARRPRMTGKVVVGMDTPGPDEMTIQELEGKRQLIWDESTNEEYLARVREKARDAAKEIKMLAELEAEALRATARHEGYSQGLAEAQEFVDRHIRDISAKAEALFAQLGAQGDKIYQTRRQDVVRLIRLALSKTLKVELSEKRTESLHALMTEALERIDAQRRIEIRCNPEETEELDEFVRTIQDRNPSLKYWVVKADPAIELGGVVVEAEGGKVDNTIETRWKSVEPLFDQLAEQITADDKD encoded by the coding sequence ATGTCTTTATCTAAGGTCCAGGCCCGCCGCCCGCGCATGACGGGCAAGGTCGTGGTCGGCATGGATACGCCCGGTCCCGACGAAATGACCATCCAGGAACTGGAGGGCAAGCGCCAGCTCATCTGGGACGAGTCCACCAACGAGGAGTACCTGGCCCGCGTGCGCGAAAAGGCCCGGGACGCGGCCAAGGAGATCAAGATGCTGGCCGAGCTGGAGGCCGAGGCGTTGCGCGCCACGGCCCGGCACGAGGGCTACTCCCAGGGGCTGGCCGAAGCCCAGGAGTTCGTGGACCGGCACATCCGCGACATCTCGGCCAAGGCCGAGGCCCTGTTCGCCCAACTCGGGGCCCAGGGCGACAAGATTTACCAGACCCGGCGGCAGGACGTGGTCCGGCTCATCCGCCTGGCGCTGTCCAAGACCCTCAAGGTGGAGCTGAGCGAGAAGCGCACCGAGTCGCTGCACGCCCTGATGACCGAGGCCCTGGAGCGCATCGACGCCCAGCGGCGCATCGAGATCCGCTGCAACCCCGAGGAGACAGAGGAGCTGGACGAATTCGTGCGCACCATCCAGGACCGCAACCCGTCGCTGAAGTACTGGGTGGTCAAGGCCGACCCCGCCATCGAGCTGGGCGGCGTGGTCGTGGAGGCCGAGGGGGGCAAGGTGGACAACACCATCGAGACCCGCTGGAAATCCGTGGAGCCCCTGTTCGACCAGCTGGCCGAACAGATCACCGCCGACGACAAGGACTAG
- a CDS encoding MerR family transcriptional regulator, which translates to MEDLQEFKRYKIGQAAKAIGVKTYVLRFWEGEFDEIDPIRTESGQRLYTEEHLEIIREIKRLLYDEGLTIDGAKKKLRSREHADILGEVRDELLAIRNLLRR; encoded by the coding sequence ATGGAAGATTTGCAGGAATTCAAACGGTACAAGATCGGCCAGGCCGCCAAGGCCATAGGGGTCAAGACCTACGTGCTCCGGTTCTGGGAGGGCGAGTTCGACGAGATCGACCCCATCCGCACCGAGAGCGGGCAGCGGCTGTACACCGAGGAGCACCTGGAGATCATCCGCGAGATAAAGCGGCTCCTGTACGACGAGGGGCTGACCATCGACGGGGCCAAGAAGAAACTGCGCAGCCGCGAGCACGCCGACATTTTGGGCGAGGTGCGCGACGAGCTGCTGGCCATCCGGAACCTGCTGAGACGTTAG
- the pheS gene encoding phenylalanine--tRNA ligase subunit alpha: protein MSSELKSFLEGLDGLAQDCASRKGQACSLKELEELRIEFLGRKGKLAQIMGRLGKLDNADKPAAGKKANEVKQAVTDLLDSWEAALQSAEADQALSRFDPSMPGRKPWAGSLHPVTLVMEEIASILVGLGFDHVAGPEVENDWHNFEALNMPPDHPARDMQDTLYVSDKIVLRTHTSGMQIRSMLAGKPPLAVIAPGKVYRRDSDLTHTPMFHQIEGLLVDRNVSMGDLRGTLTVFVRKVFGPKTEVRFRPSFFPFTEPSAEVDISCAVCGGKGELDGKPCRVCKGTGWVEILGCGMIDPNVFKSVGYDPEVYTGFAFGLGVERVAMLKYGIDDLRMFFENDVRFLEQFA, encoded by the coding sequence GTGAGTAGTGAATTGAAGTCCTTCCTGGAAGGACTCGACGGCCTGGCCCAGGATTGCGCATCGCGCAAGGGCCAGGCCTGTTCGTTGAAGGAACTGGAGGAACTCCGCATCGAGTTCCTGGGCCGGAAGGGCAAGCTCGCCCAGATCATGGGCAGGCTCGGCAAGCTCGACAACGCCGACAAGCCCGCCGCGGGCAAGAAGGCCAACGAGGTCAAGCAGGCCGTCACGGACCTGCTGGACTCGTGGGAGGCCGCCCTGCAGTCGGCCGAGGCCGACCAGGCGCTGTCCCGCTTCGATCCTTCCATGCCGGGCCGCAAGCCGTGGGCCGGCTCCCTGCACCCCGTGACCCTGGTCATGGAGGAGATCGCCTCCATCCTGGTGGGGCTCGGCTTCGACCACGTGGCCGGTCCCGAGGTGGAGAACGACTGGCACAACTTCGAGGCCCTGAACATGCCCCCGGACCACCCGGCCCGGGACATGCAGGACACCCTGTACGTGTCGGACAAGATCGTCCTCCGGACCCACACCTCGGGCATGCAGATCCGCAGCATGCTCGCGGGCAAGCCGCCGCTGGCGGTCATCGCCCCAGGCAAGGTCTACCGTCGCGACTCGGACCTGACCCACACCCCCATGTTCCACCAGATCGAGGGGTTGCTGGTCGACAGGAACGTGTCCATGGGCGACCTGCGCGGCACCCTGACGGTCTTCGTGCGCAAGGTCTTCGGTCCCAAGACCGAGGTGCGCTTCCGGCCGAGCTTCTTCCCCTTCACCGAACCGAGCGCCGAGGTGGACATCTCCTGCGCCGTGTGCGGCGGCAAGGGCGAGCTGGACGGCAAACCCTGCCGCGTGTGCAAGGGCACGGGCTGGGTGGAGATTCTGGGCTGCGGCATGATCGATCCCAACGTGTTCAAGTCGGTGGGCTACGACCCCGAGGTCTACACGGGCTTCGCCTTCGGGCTCGGCGTCGAGCGCGTGGCCATGCTCAAGTACGGCATCGACGACCTGCGCATGTTCTTCGAGAACGACGTCCGTTTCCTGGAACAGTTCGCCTAG
- the infC gene encoding translation initiation factor IF-3 has product MRRDQKREDLVRRNERIRIPKVRVVDDDGEQLGVMATRDALDRAREKGLDLVEVAPNADPPVCKIMDYGKFKYQQQKKLQEAKKKQTVIKIKEVKFRPKTDEHDYQTKLKNIVKFLEGGDRCKVTIFFRGREIVHKDRGLAVLERVVVDTQDLAKVESKPMAEGRTMTMMLAPVKK; this is encoded by the coding sequence ATCCGCCGGGACCAGAAGAGGGAAGACCTGGTCCGGCGCAACGAAAGGATTCGCATCCCCAAGGTGCGGGTCGTGGATGATGACGGCGAGCAGCTTGGTGTCATGGCAACCCGCGACGCGCTTGATCGCGCACGGGAAAAGGGCCTGGACCTCGTCGAGGTCGCGCCCAACGCCGACCCGCCGGTCTGCAAGATCATGGATTACGGTAAGTTCAAGTACCAGCAGCAGAAAAAGTTGCAGGAAGCAAAGAAGAAACAGACCGTCATCAAGATCAAGGAAGTCAAGTTCCGGCCCAAGACCGATGAGCACGATTACCAGACCAAGCTCAAGAACATCGTCAAGTTTCTGGAAGGCGGCGATCGCTGCAAGGTGACCATCTTCTTCCGGGGACGCGAGATTGTCCACAAGGACCGCGGGCTGGCTGTGCTCGAACGGGTCGTGGTGGACACGCAAGATTTAGCCAAAGTCGAGAGCAAGCCCATGGCGGAAGGACGGACCATGACCATGATGCTTGCTCCGGTGAAAAAATAG
- a CDS encoding FliI/YscN family ATPase — protein MDADSKLGLLEDLDPCQTFGKVTKVVGLIAEGHGIKAPLGSVCYLLPSGHEPIPAEVVGFRDGACLFMPYSDMRGIGPGSLIQNAATPPHVPVGPALLGRAVDAFGAPLDGKGPIHAQTFAPLHREPPNPLERPRINQPLDVGIRSVNALLTLGKGQRVGIMAGSGVGKSTTLGMMARYTKADVNVIALVGERGREVVEFMERDLGPEGMARSVLVVATSDKSPLIRMRAAYAATAVAEYFRDQGKDVLLMMDSVTRFAMAGREVGLAAGEPPTRGGYTPSVFAHLPQLLERAGKNRKGSITGVYTVLVDGDDFTEPIADSTRSILDGHIVLTRELADLGHYPAIDVLRSISRLRSDITTKEAQADGRALLRHMATFKRVEDMVNIGAYQKGANPEVDKAINMVGPINRFLRQLVEEQETLDGAFKAMHELVAEAPETPPKQAAPQPQAKPRQQLKKAPPRKGAPPPTVKMRGR, from the coding sequence ATGGACGCGGATTCGAAGCTCGGACTGCTCGAAGACCTCGATCCCTGCCAGACCTTCGGCAAGGTCACCAAGGTGGTCGGCCTCATCGCCGAGGGGCACGGCATCAAGGCCCCGCTCGGCTCGGTCTGCTATCTCCTGCCCTCGGGCCACGAGCCCATCCCGGCCGAGGTGGTCGGCTTCCGCGACGGGGCCTGCCTGTTCATGCCCTACTCGGACATGCGCGGCATCGGGCCCGGATCGCTCATCCAGAATGCGGCCACCCCGCCGCACGTGCCGGTGGGTCCCGCCCTGCTCGGCCGGGCCGTGGACGCCTTCGGCGCCCCCCTGGACGGCAAGGGCCCGATCCACGCCCAGACCTTCGCCCCCCTGCACCGCGAGCCGCCCAACCCACTGGAGCGCCCGCGCATCAACCAACCCCTGGACGTGGGCATCCGCTCGGTCAACGCCCTGTTGACCCTGGGCAAGGGCCAGCGCGTGGGCATCATGGCCGGTTCCGGCGTGGGCAAGTCCACGACGCTCGGCATGATGGCCCGCTACACCAAGGCGGACGTCAACGTCATCGCCCTGGTGGGCGAGCGCGGCAGGGAGGTGGTGGAATTCATGGAGCGCGACCTCGGCCCCGAGGGCATGGCCCGTAGCGTGCTGGTGGTGGCCACCTCGGACAAGAGCCCGCTCATCCGCATGCGCGCGGCCTACGCCGCCACGGCAGTGGCCGAATATTTCCGGGACCAGGGCAAGGACGTGCTGCTGATGATGGACTCGGTCACGCGATTCGCCATGGCGGGCCGCGAGGTCGGCCTGGCCGCCGGCGAACCGCCCACGCGCGGCGGCTACACCCCGTCGGTCTTCGCCCACCTGCCCCAGCTCCTGGAGCGCGCGGGCAAGAACCGCAAGGGGTCCATCACCGGCGTCTACACGGTCCTGGTGGACGGCGACGACTTCACCGAGCCCATCGCGGACTCCACCCGGTCCATCCTGGACGGGCACATCGTCCTGACCCGCGAACTGGCCGACCTGGGCCACTACCCGGCCATCGACGTGCTCCGGTCCATCAGCCGTCTCAGAAGCGACATCACCACCAAGGAGGCCCAGGCGGACGGCCGGGCCCTGCTCCGGCACATGGCCACCTTCAAGCGCGTGGAGGACATGGTCAACATCGGGGCGTACCAGAAGGGGGCCAACCCCGAGGTGGACAAGGCCATCAACATGGTCGGGCCCATCAACCGCTTCCTGCGCCAGCTGGTGGAGGAACAAGAGACCCTGGACGGGGCGTTCAAGGCCATGCACGAACTGGTGGCCGAAGCCCCGGAGACGCCGCCCAAGCAGGCCGCGCCGCAGCCCCAGGCCAAGCCGAGACAGCAGCTCAAGAAAGCCCCGCCGCGCAAGGGAGCCCCACCCCCCACCGTGAAGATGCGCGGCCGCTAG